AGGGATATACAGATTATGGTAGTTTAAAATGGATGGAAGAGGATTACAACTACTGGTCAGCAACATCAAGAGATACATTATACCAAGAATTCGAAAACTGGTACGATAACAATAAAGCCAGTATTACTGGTCCATATATAGTAATCGTCAGTTACGGTCCTGGTGGTGAAACCATAGATGCCCTGATAAGAAAATATGAAAGTCAGGGTAGAGCGGTTTTAAACCTGTTTCAGAGTGAACAAACCCCTGCTACCAGTGTTTTACTGGAAGAACTGGTGATTGGGATTGGTGGTAATGGACCCCTGGAAAGGGGAGTTTCGGCAATCACATCACTCTACAGTTTTTCACTAAACTATGCAAACTTCACAAATGGAAACGGAGCCCTAAGTGAACTGGAAGCCATTAATCTGGCAGTAATCAAAGGGATCCAGTTATACGAGGAGAGCAGTTTAACCAGTCCACTGGGTGCTCAGGCAGAATGGACCTATGCTGTAACATACCCTTACTTTGAAGGAGTTTTCAGTCCCATTGTAATATCTTACAATGATGAAAATGGAGTGGAACATCCCCTGGATGCAGGAGTGCAAAAATTAGTCACCATGACTAACATGTGGGCCAAACTCAAGGAATTACCCAATACTGAGAAGAAAATAGCCATAATACTCTACAATTATCCACCAGGAAAGGCAGAAATGGGAGCATCCTACTTGAATGTTTTCCAGAGTGTGCATGACCTTCTGGTGAAACTGAAGGATGCCGGTTATGATATTGGAACTGAAAAAATACCCACTGCCAGTGAACTCTTCACACAGGTGGCTGAATTTGGAAATAAGGGTAGTTGGGCACAACAACTTCTAGATCAGTATGTACAAGACAACCTGGAATCACTACAACTCAACGGGCAACTGGTTAATCCAACCATTTACCTAACCTGGTTCAACCAGTTACCAGTAGCTTTACAACAGCAAGTTATAGAAAAATGGGGTGATGCCCTGGGTGATATTATGGTTTCTTCTGAATCGATAGTAATTCCAGGTATAATGTTAGGCAACGTGTTTATCACGGTACAGCCCAGCAGAGGATGGGAAGAAGTAGAGGACTACCATGACTCCTATCTACCACCGCACCATCAGTACATAGCATTCTATAAATGGCTGGAAGAAGTTTTTGGAGCCAATGCCATGATACACATGGGGACCCACGGCACTCTGGAGTGGTTACCAGGAAGGAACATTGGCTTGCAAGAAGATGACTGGCCATTCCAGTTATCTAACATACCAAACATTAACCCCTACATAGTATCCAACCCAGGGGAAGGTTTAGTCGCAAAAGACAGGGCTAATGCACTTATAATAGACCACATGACACCAGCAATGGTAAGGTCCAATTTGTATGGTGACTTGGTGGTTATGCATGATCTGATACACCAGTACCAGAATGCGTTGAACCTGGGCAATAACCAGATTCTATCTGCACTGAAAACACAGATAACAGCAAAATCAAATGAATTAGGCCTTCAAAACCAGCAAAGTGGACAAAACTTTACAGAATGGTTGGAAAAAATTCATCTGCAGTTACACGAAATTGAAAACGACGTCATACCCCTTGGTTTACACAGTTTGGGCCAGGTTTTAACTGGTGATGAACTGGTGGAAGAAATATTCACCATAGCTTCATCCATGACCCACATAATGGATCATATGAAAACTCTGCTTTACCCAGCAATAACAGTGAACTACTATGATATGCAGCAAGACACTCAGTATGAGGATGAACTGGATGCCATAGATACTCAAGTCAGAGCCTACATATCAAGAATAGCAAATGGTGAGGATCCAAGTAATATGGGCATTACCAACGCAGATCTACTGGCTGATCTTGAGTACTGTAAGGAGACCATCAACAAAATCAGGGACAATCAGGAATGGGAAAATCTCCTAAACGCTCTTAACGGAGGATTTGTCACATCTGGATTAGGAGCTGACCCTGCCTATGCAGATGTTCTACCCACAGGTGTTAACTTCTACGGTGCCAACCCCAAGAAAATGCCTACAGAAGCTGCATGGAACACTGCCAAGGAAATAGTAGACCAACTGTTAACAAACTACTACTTGGAGCATGGCAAATTCCCGGAAACCATCGGAATGGTCATGTGGGGAACTGAACTACTCAGAACCGATGCAATATCCATAGCAGAGTTTCTGTACCTTTTAGGTGTCCAACCAGTGTGGAGTGATAATAAAGATGTACAACCAGTACCTCAACTGATTCCACTGGAGAATTTGACCATTACCATTGATGGTGTCACCTTTAAAAGACCAAGAATTGATGTATTCACCACAGCAGTCACTGGAAATGAGATATGGATAAATCTCATGAACAATGCAGTTAAAGTAGCTGCAGAAGCACCAGAAGAAACTGAGGAGGAAAATTACGTCAAAAAACATTTCTCTGAAAATGACTCATTGGATCGTGTCTTTGGTCTTAGAGGGCTGGTTTTAGAGGGAACGGGGGTCTGTGACCTGGTACCTAACACCAGTAAATGGGATACCAGTGATGAATTGGCCAGTGTCTATCTATCCAGGGTTTCATATGCATGGAGATCAACAGAAGACGGAGTCCAGATCAGTCAAAACAGAAACACCTTCCAGTACCTTCTGGGTAACATGGACATGGTAACTCAAACTATTGACAGCACCTGGAGATTACTGGACACTGATGACTACTATGACTGGTTCGGTGGAATGTACTTAGCATCCCAGAACATGGGTGCAAATCCTGATGCAATACTGGCAGATATCCGTAACAAAAACAATGTGATAACCAGAACTGCACAGCAAGAGGTGGAACTGGAGATAAGATCCCAGCTTTTAAACCCCACCTACCAGGACTCACTACTGAGCACGGCCAGTGGTTGGATGGAATATGCCTCCCGTTATGAGAACCTGTTTGGAATGCAAGCCACCACTGGATGCGTATCCAATGAGATGTGGACTCTGGCAGCCCAAAATCTCTTAAATGACAGATTCAATGTAAACTCGGACTATCATGCCTATGCCGCTCAGAGTATGTTGGGATGGGTTGTTGAAGCTTCCAGAAGAGGTATGTGGCAAGCAGATGCACAGTTACTATCTGATCTAAAAGATAAGTACATGCAGATTGCTACAGAATATGGAGTGTGCTGCTGCCACCACACCTGCGGAAACCTAGCATTCAACCAGTACATGATTACAGGTTCATCTCTGAGCACAGCACAATTACAACAGTTTGCTGATGTTTTACAGGGCGCAACCGGGGAATTAGTCACTGTGGGAATTAAGGGAAGTACAGGACAAACTGGTCAGAGTACAGATCAAAGCAGTATTACTGGTCAGACCAGTAGTGGAAGTTCATCCTCTGCTAGTGTTTCTCCAGGAGATGTTGGTGCATCTCAGGAAGTTTCAGCATCTGGAGAACAAACCGGTACCACTGGAGAAGGCACTGCTTATGAAGTCTCACAGGCAGGTCAACAGTCTTCAGACCAGTCTAGCATGCCTGTAGTAGCCATTGTTGGAGTGATAATATTAGTAGGTTTGGTAGGTGTTGGATACTTCCGAAGTAGCATACGGGAATTCTTCAAAAGATAGGAATTTTCCCCTAATTTCTTTTTTTTGGGAATTTTTATTTATTTTTTAAAGACAAAAAACTTAAAAACCTATTAAAATTTTGATTAAGGTTTTTTTTAAATTGTGATGTCACTTTTTTCTACTTGAATCTTAAACAATAAATAAAATTTACTTTAATTGTTATCAATTAAAATGAAATATTTATATAATACAATCCACCTTACCTTTTTTAAAGTGTAGTTGAATCTAATCAATTATGCTTAGAAAAAAACAAAGGAGGTGAAAATATAAGAAAACAAGCGATTTTACTAGTAACGACAATTGTTTTCGCACTGCTCCTGTGTGGAGCGGTATCAGCAGAAGATTCACAGGGGGGTGATGGTAATAATTCAAGTGACTTACCCAGGATTGCCATTGTAACTAGTTATACCAATAACGTGATTACAGTAAACAATTTATCAACAGATCCAGAGATTTCCAGTAAAGTTAATGTAACAGCTTATCCGGGTCGTTCAGTTGATAATTTAACCTATGATAGTTATGATTTGAGCAATCATGATGTAATAGTCTTAGAAGCTCTTATAGCGTCAGTTGTGGATACTGTGACACCCACAGTACTGGAAGCCAGAAACAATGGAGCTTATGTTATTGCCATTGGAAATTCTACTGCAGCTTATAATCTACATAATGTGGACCTTCAAGACCCGCAGTATTCAAATATATCCGAATATTTCCAGTATCCTTCGTCAGCAAACTTCAAACAGCTTTTACTGCTTTTAGGAGTTAAATTCTGTAATTGTACTGCTGATGTACAACCCCCAGTGTCAAGACCCCTTTATGGGATATACCATCCGGATGCAACAGAGATTTACAGTAATTTAACAGATTACCTTAATTGGTACAGTACAACTAGTCAGTATAATCCTTCTAATCCAACAGTAGGGATTGTAACAGGTTCTAAATACACAGATATGTCAAGAGATTCTCCTTTAATCGATGCACTGATCCGATCATTCGAATCAAAAAATGTCAATGTTGTTGCAGCTACCTATACCTCGACTAATCCTAATATAGGATTTTTCATGAAAGATGGAGTGTCATTTGTGGATGCCCTGGTAGTCATAGCAAGGGGAGCTACATTAAACTCCAAAAACCAGTCTGCAGGTATAGAAGATCTGAAAAAATTAAACGTACCAGTGATTAACGGGATCAGATTATTCACATCCACTGTCACTGCTTGGGAAGAAAGTCCCTACGGGGTTCCTACAAATGAACTGTGTTATGTAACCTATGCAGAAACAGATGGTATAATTGAACCTATTGTCATCAGTGGAAAGGAAATCAACCCTGAAACTGGACTACAATACAATAAACCAATTGATTATCAGATTGCATGGTTGACTGAAAGAACCATTTCCTGGATGAATCTCCACAGAATGGATAACTGGGAAAAGAAAATAGTAATCACATATTACAGTGAAGGCGGAGGAAAGGCTAATGTTGGTGCAGATATTGACTACTATTTGGACACACCAGCCAGTCTTGCCAAACTCCTGGCAGCACTCAAAGAAAGAGGATACAACGTTGGAACTGATCCACTACCTGATACAACTGAACTTGCTAACTTAATGACACAAGTAGGAAGTAACATCGGGACCTGGGCTCCAGGAGAACTGGAAAACCGGGTTCAAAGTGGTAATGTAATACTCATACCCGAAACTTTATACTTGCAATGGTTCAGTGAGTTAGCTGCTGATAAACAGGCAGAGATGATAGAACAGTGGGGACTTGCACCGGGAGAACTCATGGTTTATGAGAATGAAACTGGAAAGTACATTGTCATCCCTAAGATCCAGTACGGTAACATTTTATTGGTACCAGAACCAGTATGGGGATGGCTCCAAGATAATTCTACCCTTTATAACACTGGAACTCTCCCACCCACTCATGACTGCCTGGCATTCTACTTCTGGATGAATAGAGTATACGGTGCAGATGCCATATTCTCCATATTCAGTATAGTAGAGCTGATGCCCGGTAAACAGGTTGGTTTATCTGCACATGATTGGGGTGCCATCCTACTCCAGGATATGCCCATAATCCACGTACTGCCTATGGACGCCACAGGACAATTTGACAGACGACGAGCTAACATGCTTATTGTCGACTTTTTAACCCCTATAATCGTTCCATCTGGTTTGTACGGAGAGTTAGCAGATTTGGATCAGGACATAAATCTTTACAACTCAGCAACTGATTCAGCATTAAAAAGTGGATATAAAGATGATATCATAGAGAAATGCGAAAATTTAGGTCTTGATCAAGATTTAAACGTAAATCTAGATAGCATTGCCAATGACACTTCTTTATTTGAATCATTTTTAGGTTCGCTGAAAAGTTACCTGCAGCAGTTAAAAACAACTTACATGCCCTATGGTTCCCACACACTCGGTGAAACACCCAATGCTACCAATCCTTTAAACGGCACAGCTTTAGTGGCCATGATCGAGGCCATGTTAGGTGATGACTTTAAAGGTGAAGTGGCCCTGATAAATCCAACAGAAGGACTCACCACACAACTTTTGAGTGAAGTTCTCATCAACAATCTTACTCCGGAAGCTGCTCAGAACTTGGTTCTGGGAACAGTGTCCAGTGATGTTACTACCTACTTGAACCTGGCATTGGACTATGCCAGCAGGATAGCAGACTGTAGCTGTGAGATAACCGGAATTTTGGATGCTCTGGAAGGTAAATACATCCCACCAGGCCCCAACGGAGATCCGGTAAGAAATCCAGATGCTTTACCCACAGGAAGAGATCTTCATACTTTTGATTCAAGGATAATACCCACTAAACAGGCACAAGATGATGCTAAAGTTTTGGTAGATCAGTTACTGGCTGATCAACTCCAAAAAAATGGAAGTTACCCTCAGAAGGTGGCATTCGTGCTCTGGTCTGTTGAGACATCTCGACATCAGGGTATAATGGAGTCTGAAATATTCTATCTGCTGGGAGTAAAACCAGTAAGGGATTCAAGAGGTAGAGTTAAGGATGTTGAACTCATAGATTCTGCTGAACTAGGAAGACCTCGAATTGACGTGGTGATCACAGTCTCTGGATTATACCGTGATATGTATTCTAATGTGGTACAACTATTAGACAAAGCAATTCGCTTAGCTGCTCAGGCCAATGATACAGAATACTCTAACTATGTCAAAGAACACTCCGAAGCAATATACCAGTCACTTCTCAGTGAAGGTTACAGTGAAGATGAAGCCCAAAGTCTTTCAATGTCCAGGATATTCTGTGAACCACCCGGTGCATACTCACCCGGAATTCAGGAAGTGATACCTGCCAGTGAAACATGGAATAGTACTGATGAGGTGGCAGATTTTTACCTGGAAAGAATGAGTTATGTATATGGAAATGACATGTGGGGTGAACATTCAAGCAGCTTGTTCCAAAAAGTCCTTAATGGAGTGGAAGTATGCGAATTTAGCCGTTCTTCGAATGTGTATGGTGTTTTGGACCATCCAATGGTTGCTGCATATTTCGGAGGAATGGGTATGGCCATTGAAAGAGTTTCTGGAACTTATCCTGAGATGTACATCAACAACTTAAGAGAATCCGGTGACTATAAAGTCCAGACTTTGAGTCAGTTCTTCTATCAAGACCTTCGTACCAGGTATCTGAATCCTAAATGGATCACTGGTATGATGGAACATGGTCAGGATGGAACCCGATATATGGATACGTTCGTTGAAGATGTATGGATGTGGCAGACCACAACACCAGGTCTGGTCACTGAAGACACATGGGACAGTATTTATGAGACTTATATTCTGGATAAGAATAATCTTGGTCTAAAAGACTACTTCAACACCCACAACCCCTATGCCAAACAATCCATCCTTGCAAGGATGGTGGAAACCATAAGAAAAGGTTCATGGAACCCTTCATCACAAGTGAAAACTGCTCTCATCAATGAATTCATTGAGAGTGTGAATGAATATGGTGTAACTTGCTGCCATCACACTTGTGGAAATTTGGTATTGAACCAGATGATGGTTACAGGTTCAACTTTGAGCGCAGAACAGCTTCAGCAGTATGCTGCAGCTTTTGCAAGTGTAACTGGTCAGAGTTTGAAACTGGGAACACCTGGATCCACACCCCAATCTAGTGCCTCACAGGCAACTGGAGGGGTCTCATCTTCAGTTGGTGCTTCATCAAGTATTGAAGCTGCTACTGAGAGTGGATCTACTACTTCATCTGCATCAGAACCAGTATCAGATTCAGCTGGTTCTGAAGGGTCTTCCAAGTCCTATGAAGTATCAGAAGCAAATCAACAGTCTTCAGGTCAGTCCAGCATGCCTGTAGTAGCCATTGTTGGAGTGATAATATTAGTAGGTCTGGTAGGTGTTGGATACTTCCGAAGCAGTATCCTGAGATTCTTCAAAAAATAAATTTAATTCCCCCCTTTTCTTTTTTTTAGGGATGTTTTATTCTTCTAAATTATTATCACAAAATATTTATATTCAAGTTTATTTTAAATAATCTAAATAACACTTGAATGTATTGTTTAAGAGGTGATAATAAACTACAAAAAATAAATTAATATTTATATGGCAATTATTATTCTATTTTAAGTTCCTTTAACTATTTTAAGGTAAAAATAAAATGGTTTTAATTAAAATTAGGTAAGAAATTGCACTTGAGCTCGATATCTTATTACTTCTTGCAAGAAAACTGAAGATATTGTAATAAATCAACAGGTTGTATTATCTATCACTGGGATTTTTACTAAAAAGTAATAATACTTAATAAATCGAAAATATTATAAGCTATTTAATCAAAGTTTAGTTTGGCTAACCGTGATGGTGGGTGATTAACATGATGGAACTACTATGGAAACTGGGAATACTCTCAGTAGTAATGGTTTTCGGTATAAAAATTGGACTGGCAATGGGATTCGCAGGTCTTTCAAAGAAAGTGGCGGCAGCAATAATTTTAGGTTATGGAGGCGGCATCCTGCTACTTACATTCATTGCAAGTCCTTTTGTTGAGCAACTCCAGGGATTTGTTTATGGTTACAGTTCTATTTTAGGAATTGCAATGGGTGCAATAATCTTATACGCAGGATTCCACACCCTTAAAGAATGGAAAATTAACCAAAATAATAGTATCTCGAAAACATGTATGGCTATGATTGCACCCTGTCCTTGCTGTTTTGGAGCAGCAGTTGCAGCGATCATTATCGCCGCGCCCTATGTAGGTGCTTCTGCCTTTGCTATTGGGGAATATGCTGCTGTTTTTCTCATAGTTGTCATGGGGATATGTTATCTAACATCAGGATTGATTGGACGCGCATTAAACAAGCCTTATCCCGTTTTGTTGGGCAATTTTATGATGTTTGCAGGATTTTACTTTTTAATATCAGCCATAGTAATCCCTAATATTAGCACGGTTTTAAGCGAGGAAATGAGTCCTATAGACATTCCAGATATTTGGACTTTTGTTTATGCAATTATAACTGTGATTGTACTAGCAGTGGCAGGTTATTACATATCCCGTAATAGAAGCCCCTTTTTGAAACAATCATCAAAGACCAGTGAAAAGTAGTAATAATACCAATTAGATAAAAAAATTTAAAAATAACGATCTAAACTCATTAAACTGAGTTTGAACCAAAATAATTCAAGAAAATTAACAAGTGATAGTTATGGTAGCGGTTCCAGGCAGTGAAATGTTAAGTTCAATTTTGCATGTTATATCACAAAGCCTCCTTATACCAGTTATTGTGGGGCTTTTGGCCTTTATGATTTATGCCATTATAAGTTTCGGTGGCTTAATATCTGAATATACAGGTAGAATAAGGATAAGTACAGACACAATGGAAAAGATCATCAGTGATTTTGCTAAAAAAGGCACGCCTGATGGAATTAAAGAAGTAATGGAAGCCAGTGATCTTCCTTCTACTTACAAAAACATAGTCATTAAAATTGCATCACACCCTGAATTGGGTAGTAAATCACGGGAAGCCCTCGCCCGCAAACTCATTGAAAAGGAAGAAGGCATAGCAGCCAAAAGTCTAGAAAAAACGGATATGGTGACTCGATTAGGTCCCACAGTAGGTTTGATGGGTACATTAATTCCTATGGGTCCTGGTTTAGCAGCATTAGGTTCTGGAGACATTAATACCCTTGCCAATGCAATTATAATAGCTTTTGACACAACAGTTGTTGGTTTAGCTGCGGGAGCAATAGCTTATGTGATATCTAAAGTTAGAAGAAGGTGGTATGAAGAATATCTCTCTAATTTGGATGCCCTCTGCGAAGCTGCACTGGAGGTGATGGATCATGGTAAGGCGCAAGCGCCGTATGTTGGATGATCAGGGTGAAGATCCCACAGCAGGAACTTCTAACTTGGTGGATGCCATGTTGGTACTGTCAGTTGGATTCCTGATATTTCTGGTCATGTCATGGAACATGCAAAGCGTAGTTTTTGCCGATATGACTCAGGAAGAACGTGAACAGACCATGGAAGCCATGAAAGATGTGGCTGAGATCCAGCAGGGCAGTGAACTCAATGAAACACCTCAAACAGAGTCAGGATCAGGACAAGGATATGCTAAGAAGGGAACAGTGTATCAGGACCCTACAACTGGAAAACTGATAATGGTGGAGGGTTGACGTTTGGGTGGGTTTGGATCCCACCACAAATGTTTTTTTCTTATTATAGTTCTTATTATTCTAAACTAAATTATGTCAGAGCAACGGATAATACTTTTTAATCTCGTAATCAGTCACTTGTCGGTTGAATTCATCACATTCTGCTTTTTTAAGGGTTATAAACCTTTCAAATGAGTGTGGCCCCAACGTTTCCATCATTAATTCTGATTCTTCAGAATATTTGATAGCTTCCTGTAAAGTGGAGGGTAAAGTTAAAATTCCTTTCATAACTCGTTCTTCTTCACTTAAACCGTACAAGTTCAGTTCCATGGGATCTGGCACTTCACATTTTTCTTTGATTCCACTCAATCCTGCCATTAGCATAACTGCCAGCTGCAGGTATGGGTTGCCTGAAGGGTCAGGGCAGCGTACTTCAATGCGAGTGGCTTCTTCTCGGCCTGGTTGATAATGGGGAACTCTCACCAGGGCTGAACGGTTACTGCGTGACCAGGCAATATATACCGGAGCTTCATATCCAGGTATCAGTCGTTTATAAGAGTTAATCCAGGGGTTAAGAATGGATGTTATTTCTTTTGAATATTTAAGAATTCCTCCCAGGTAAGCACGGGCATGTTCAGAAAGATTGTAAGGGTCATCACAGTCAAAGAAAACATTCTTATCTTTCTTAAAAAGGGATTGGTGGGTGTGCATCCCAGAGCCGTACTCATTGTTTAAGGGTTTTGGCATGAAAGTGGCGTAAACTCCGTGCATGGTGGCAATTTCCTTAACAGTCAGTCGGTATGTGACCATATTATCAGCCATCTTCAATGCATCATCGTAGCGCATGTCAATTTCATGCTGGGAAACTGCGGCTTCATGATGTGAATATTCCACTTTTATCCCAATCTTCTTAAGAGCCAGTACGGTATCTCTTCTCAGGTTTGAAGCAAGATCTCGTGGTGTTAGGTCAAAATAGCCACCATTATCCAGTGGAATGGCTTTTTGGTGTGATTTGAAATAAAAATATTCAAGTTCTGGCCCAACATAAAAATGGTCAAAACCCATGTTGGTCATTTTTTTAATGGCTCTTTTTAAAACATAGCGGGGATCCCCTTCATAGGGTTGGCCATTGGGTCGTAATATGTCGCAAATCATTCTGGCCACGGATTTTTCCTGAGGTCTCCAGGGTAAAAGTGTGAATGTCTCTGGATCAGGCATTGCAATCATATCCGATTCTTCAATGTCCTGAAAACCAGTGATACTGGATCCATCAAAACCCATCCCGCGGTCTAATGCGTTTTCAAGTTCTTCATTGGTAATTGCGAAGCTTTTCAAAATACCGTTAAGGTCAGTGAACCATAAACGGATGAATTCAACATCTTTATCATGGACCTGTTCTACTATCTCATCTTTAGCTGACATATTAGTCCCTCTCTATTTTTAAAACGCCTATATAATAATTAAGTTATTTTACATATTAATATAGGATTATAAGATTATTTATTTTAATTAACATTTAATAGTCTATTTGCATCATTATGTTTTTAGCTTTTTCATTCAAAAATGATCATTTATTTAATGTGATAATATGTTTTGATAGAGAAAAAAAGAACAGGTAATTTTAAGAAAATATCAGATGATTAATGTAATCATAGTAACTGAAATTAATGTGATTTAATAGATCAAGGAATAGTTGCTTTAGTAAATAATGATTTATAATATAACGTTTATCCATGGTGGTTTTATGATAATACCAGTTTTAGACATAAAAGATGGATTAGCTGTTTCCGGGAAATCTGGAAATAGGGAAGAATACCAACCATTAAAAACTGTTTTCCATTCTTCTTCGGATCCTTTGAAAATTTCCAAATCCCTGAAAAAAGCAGGTGCATCGAAGGTATACGTCGCTGATCTGGATGCCATTGAAGGCATAGGATCAAACCGGGATATGGTTGGGGAAATTAATCGGTTCCTTCCGGTAATGCTGGACTGTGGAGCCAGTGATCTGGATTCAGTTTCTGAAGCTCTTCAAGTAGCCAATAATGTGATAGTGGCCACAGAAACCTTAAAAAATCTTGCAGATCTTGATGAAATCTTTTTTAAGGTTAACAGAGAGCAAGTTACCATAAGCATTGATGTTTTGAATAATAAAATCCTCAGTAAACACCTTGAACTTGATTTTAAAATACTGAAGGATTGTTTAGAAAAATTAAAACCATCAATGGTGATCATTTTAGATATTTCCAATGTGGGAACAGAATCTGGAATCAACTGGCAGTTAATGGATTATTTTAACGGACTGGAAAGTTCCCTTATTTTAGGAGGGGGCATCACCAGGGAGGACCTGCCAAAATTATCCATGTATGGTGTGGATAATGTGTTGGTTGGCACCGCACTTCATCAGGGGAAGATAGAACCTAATTTTTGAATTTCTTGAAAAACCTCTCCTTTTTGGGGTATAATGTTAAATTAAAGTTTGTAACCTGTAACCTGGCATTCAAGTTACAAAAACACTCTTTTTTGGAGTATAGTGTTAAATTAAAGTGTAATGTTAAAATATGCTAAAATTGAGTGTCCGACTTTGTTTAATTTTTGATTTGTAAAGTCTAATCCTCAACCTTATTAATCAATCTAACCCAAGTTATGTTATGTCTAAATTTTTGATTCTGGGACCAGTAACTCATGACACCATCATGAAAAGTGGTTCAACATGTCATGGGATAGGAGGGCCTGTTTATTACCAATCAAATGTATTATCTACCCTTAAATCGGACGTTACGGCTGTTATAACACTTGGAAGGGATGGTAATGATTTAATTGATTATTTTCCTCCAGATATGGAGTTAGTAACAATCTGGAAGGATGAAACCATGGAATTTGAAAACTTTTACCCGGATTCGAATCCCAATCACCGGGTTCAAAGAGCGCATATACCTTTAAATTCCATTAAAGTTTCCCATATCTCCAATATAGATATGGATGCATTTGACGCTGCGCTGGTTTCACCCCTTTCACCCGGGGATATTCCCTCCCAAACATTAAAATACATTTCTCAACAGGGATTACCAGTGTATTTAGGAGTTCAAGGTTATCTCCGTCATCTTGAAGGACATAAAGTTATTCTAAAGCCCTGGAAAAA
The Methanobacterium petrolearium genome window above contains:
- a CDS encoding cobaltochelatase subunit CobN → MEKNYITRKTDSVGVIKEIYNESSGIYTNLTDAIPVNGATVTIKNPADDSVIVTGTTNTKGEYDIYFSSALTQFKVEIAYSTYKTYLENVTPTGTPIPEYQLNHTFMPDIAMLFSDSERAMAIKSLNNRRLICLDIWYGSSENDWIMEYVNFAYIDMAMPGSGWGDSWYGELLQSPANANYMISHAHGYPCDTDTDSYGGDGLHMVGGHDTSDTENSLENTYLGSYYSLATGTAVQTNLQYMVEYIYYLLGETAINPTHNGNGPLIETPSWGIYHPDYPTKTMSAVPTQEQIKTWIESNQGYTDYGSLKWMEEDYNYWSATSRDTLYQEFENWYDNNKASITGPYIVIVSYGPGGETIDALIRKYESQGRAVLNLFQSEQTPATSVLLEELVIGIGGNGPLERGVSAITSLYSFSLNYANFTNGNGALSELEAINLAVIKGIQLYEESSLTSPLGAQAEWTYAVTYPYFEGVFSPIVISYNDENGVEHPLDAGVQKLVTMTNMWAKLKELPNTEKKIAIILYNYPPGKAEMGASYLNVFQSVHDLLVKLKDAGYDIGTEKIPTASELFTQVAEFGNKGSWAQQLLDQYVQDNLESLQLNGQLVNPTIYLTWFNQLPVALQQQVIEKWGDALGDIMVSSESIVIPGIMLGNVFITVQPSRGWEEVEDYHDSYLPPHHQYIAFYKWLEEVFGANAMIHMGTHGTLEWLPGRNIGLQEDDWPFQLSNIPNINPYIVSNPGEGLVAKDRANALIIDHMTPAMVRSNLYGDLVVMHDLIHQYQNALNLGNNQILSALKTQITAKSNELGLQNQQSGQNFTEWLEKIHLQLHEIENDVIPLGLHSLGQVLTGDELVEEIFTIASSMTHIMDHMKTLLYPAITVNYYDMQQDTQYEDELDAIDTQVRAYISRIANGEDPSNMGITNADLLADLEYCKETINKIRDNQEWENLLNALNGGFVTSGLGADPAYADVLPTGVNFYGANPKKMPTEAAWNTAKEIVDQLLTNYYLEHGKFPETIGMVMWGTELLRTDAISIAEFLYLLGVQPVWSDNKDVQPVPQLIPLENLTITIDGVTFKRPRIDVFTTAVTGNEIWINLMNNAVKVAAEAPEETEEENYVKKHFSENDSLDRVFGLRGLVLEGTGVCDLVPNTSKWDTSDELASVYLSRVSYAWRSTEDGVQISQNRNTFQYLLGNMDMVTQTIDSTWRLLDTDDYYDWFGGMYLASQNMGANPDAILADIRNKNNVITRTAQQEVELEIRSQLLNPTYQDSLLSTASGWMEYASRYENLFGMQATTGCVSNEMWTLAAQNLLNDRFNVNSDYHAYAAQSMLGWVVEASRRGMWQADAQLLSDLKDKYMQIATEYGVCCCHHTCGNLAFNQYMITGSSLSTAQLQQFADVLQGATGELVTVGIKGSTGQTGQSTDQSSITGQTSSGSSSSASVSPGDVGASQEVSASGEQTGTTGEGTAYEVSQAGQQSSDQSSMPVVAIVGVIILVGLVGVGYFRSSIREFFKR